A single genomic interval of Nonomuraea rubra harbors:
- a CDS encoding GH12 family glycosyl hydrolase domain-containing protein has translation MRHAHIHLTIGALLALLAGLGLFATPAQAAPVICEKYGSTSIQSNRYIVQNNVWGADTAQCIDVNQSGGFTVTQSAHNNSTSGAPAGYPSIFAGCHYANCTTGSNLPMQASAPGFAALRSSVTMSYPGSGTYNASYDLWFDPTPRTDGQNTGAELMIWLNRQGSIQPIGSQVGTVNLAGATWQVWFGNIGWNVISYVRSSPSTSLDFTIDTFYSDVVSRGYGQRSWYLTSVQAGFEPWIGGTGLAVNSFSFGTGGGTGDQTPPSTPGTPAASNVTSSSATLTWAASTDNVGVAGYDVLRATGDSFTRVGGGTATSYTDTGLSPSTTYRYRIRARDAAGNLSPESAAVTVTTQPGTGGGGCAVTPTTQTSWNNGYVIQPVTVTNRGTSALNGWTVTFPLPSGHTITGIWNASHTVSGGTVTVRSLAHNGSLAPGASTSFGYQATRPAGNTQVPSGYTCA, from the coding sequence ATGAGGCATGCGCACATCCACCTGACCATCGGGGCGTTACTCGCCCTGCTCGCCGGACTGGGCCTGTTCGCCACGCCGGCCCAGGCCGCGCCGGTGATCTGCGAGAAGTACGGCTCCACCAGCATCCAGAGCAACCGCTACATCGTGCAGAACAACGTCTGGGGCGCCGACACCGCACAGTGCATCGACGTCAACCAGAGCGGCGGCTTCACCGTCACCCAGTCCGCGCACAACAACTCCACCAGCGGCGCCCCCGCCGGATACCCGTCGATCTTCGCCGGCTGCCACTACGCCAACTGCACCACGGGCAGCAACCTGCCCATGCAGGCCAGCGCCCCGGGCTTCGCCGCGCTGCGCAGCAGCGTCACCATGAGCTATCCCGGCTCCGGCACCTACAACGCCTCCTACGACCTGTGGTTCGACCCCACGCCCCGCACCGACGGCCAGAACACCGGCGCCGAGCTGATGATCTGGCTCAACCGGCAGGGCTCCATCCAGCCGATCGGATCCCAGGTCGGCACCGTCAACCTGGCCGGCGCGACGTGGCAGGTCTGGTTCGGCAACATCGGCTGGAACGTGATCTCGTACGTGCGCTCCTCGCCCTCGACCTCGCTCGACTTCACCATCGACACCTTCTACTCCGACGTGGTCAGCCGGGGCTACGGCCAGCGGTCGTGGTACCTGACCAGCGTGCAGGCCGGCTTCGAGCCCTGGATCGGCGGCACCGGCCTGGCGGTCAACTCCTTCTCGTTCGGCACGGGCGGCGGCACCGGTGACCAGACCCCGCCGAGCACCCCCGGCACGCCGGCGGCCTCGAACGTCACCTCGTCCTCCGCCACCCTCACCTGGGCGGCCTCCACCGACAACGTGGGCGTGGCCGGGTACGACGTGCTGCGCGCCACCGGTGACAGCTTCACCCGGGTCGGCGGCGGCACCGCCACCTCCTACACCGACACGGGCCTCAGCCCGTCCACCACCTACCGCTACCGGATCAGGGCCAGGGACGCCGCCGGCAACCTCTCGCCCGAATCGGCGGCCGTCACGGTGACCACCCAGCCGGGCACCGGCGGCGGAGGCTGCGCCGTCACGCCCACCACCCAGACCTCCTGGAACAACGGGTACGTCATCCAGCCGGTCACGGTCACCAACCGCGGCACGTCCGCGCTGAACGGCTGGACGGTCACGTTCCCGCTGCCGTCCGGTCACACGATCACCGGCATCTGGAACGCGAGCCACACCGTCAGCGGCGGCACGGTGACGGTCAGGAGCCTGGCCCACAACGGGAGCCTGGCGCCGGGAGCCAGCACCTCGTTCGGCTACCAGGCCACGCGGCCGGCCGGGAACACGCAGGTGCCCAGCGGATACACCTGCGCATGA
- a CDS encoding lytic polysaccharide monooxygenase, with translation MKFFKSAAITAVLVLITSVLMAPTQAQAHGVSMFPGSRTFLCWQDGLRDNGQILPYNPACAAAVNQSGATPLYNWFAVLRSDGAGRTTGFIPDGQICSGGTGGPYDFSAYNAVRSDWPLTHLTSGANIQMRHSNWAEHPGSFNYYVTKNGWNPNGPLKWSDLEPFGSVTNPPKSGGAGGLNYYYWNAQLPSGKSGRHIIFTHWIRSDSNENFYSCSDVTFDGGNGEVTGVGPGGSTPGPSPTITPTDPPPPGGCTATWKATNTGWAGHFQGEVTVKNTSTSSINGWTVKWTYNNGEGFDGSPWNGVLTTQAPNVTVKNASYNGQLAPNASTAFGFNATGSVPATAPTLTCTSP, from the coding sequence ATGAAGTTCTTCAAGTCGGCGGCGATCACCGCCGTCCTGGTCCTGATCACCTCTGTCTTGATGGCGCCCACGCAGGCGCAGGCCCACGGGGTGTCGATGTTCCCCGGCAGCCGTACGTTCCTGTGCTGGCAGGACGGCCTGCGAGACAACGGGCAGATCCTCCCCTACAACCCCGCATGCGCCGCAGCGGTCAACCAGAGCGGCGCGACCCCCCTGTACAACTGGTTCGCGGTGCTGCGCTCCGACGGCGCCGGCCGGACCACCGGATTCATCCCCGACGGGCAGATCTGCAGCGGCGGCACCGGCGGGCCCTACGACTTCTCGGCCTACAACGCGGTCCGGTCCGACTGGCCGCTGACCCACTTGACCTCCGGGGCGAACATCCAGATGCGGCACAGCAACTGGGCCGAGCACCCCGGCTCCTTCAACTACTACGTCACCAAGAACGGCTGGAACCCGAACGGGCCGCTGAAGTGGTCCGACCTGGAGCCGTTCGGCAGCGTCACGAACCCGCCCAAGTCCGGCGGCGCCGGCGGGCTCAACTACTACTACTGGAACGCCCAGCTCCCGTCCGGCAAGAGCGGCCGGCACATCATCTTCACCCACTGGATCCGCTCGGACAGCAACGAGAACTTCTACAGCTGCTCCGACGTCACCTTCGACGGCGGCAACGGCGAAGTGACCGGGGTCGGCCCCGGCGGCAGCACCCCCGGCCCGTCCCCGACCATCACGCCCACCGACCCGCCTCCCCCTGGTGGCTGCACGGCCACGTGGAAGGCCACCAACACCGGCTGGGCCGGCCACTTCCAGGGCGAGGTGACCGTGAAGAACACCAGCACCAGCTCGATCAACGGCTGGACGGTCAAGTGGACCTACAACAACGGTGAGGGCTTCGACGGCTCACCGTGGAACGGCGTGCTGACCACACAGGCGCCCAACGTGACGGTCAAGAACGCCAGCTACAACGGGCAGCTCGCGCCGAACGCGTCCACCGCGTTCGGGTTCAACGCGACAGGCTCGGTCCCGGCCACCGCCCCGACCCTGACCTGTACCAGCCCGTGA
- a CDS encoding glycoside hydrolase family 9 protein, whose product MGAGGRRRRPGRVRTALPVIRKAALIAAASLVLPLCVGAGPVAHAANAAAPAFAYGEALQKSLWFYEAQQSGALPDWNRVSWRGDSGLNDGKDVGVDLTGGWYDAGDHVKFGFPMAFSATMLAWGAVEYRDAYAGSGQLTHLLNNLKFVNDYFIKAHPSPNVLYGQVGNGGTDHAWWGPAEAMAMNRPAYKIDASCGGSDLAGETAAAMAASSIVFRPTNPSYADTLVTHAKQLYSFADTVRKKYSECITDASSFYNSWSGFNDELVWGAIWLYRATNDASYLAKAESGYANLGTEPQSTTKSYKWTIAWDDKSYGAYVLLHKLTGKQQYLDDANRWLDFWTVGVNGQKVAYSPGGQAVLDRWGSLRYAANTSFAALVHSDSITDATRKARYHDFAVRQINYALGDNPRNSSYVVGFGANPPKNPHHRTAHGSWTDQITNPEQTRHTLYGALVGGPPSPDDAYTDKRDDYVMNEVATDYNAGFTSALARLYKEYGGAPAANFPVAETPDGPEIFVEAGVNASGSNFTEIKAIVRNQSAWPARVLSDGSFRYYFTLDGSTTASQISVSSAYTQCKAPTLHQASGSTYYVSIDCSGQDIAPAGQSQHRREVQFRISSSGTWDPANDWSYAGIPTTPGTTPARTDRITLHSGATKIWGEPPGPVEEDTTAPGKPGKPAVSAITGSSARLSWTASTDNVGVTGYDVYLGSTKVGTATTASFDLSGLTPATDYTAHVVAKDAAGNTSAQSDSTAFTTSDTVDGTPPSKPGKPSVSGITATGARVSWAASTDNVGVTGYDVYLGSTRAGTATTTSFDLSGLTPGTAYTVTVVARDAAGNSSTASDGTAFTTTDAPDGGCTATYKVVNSWSGAYQAEVTVKNAGTSATSAWTVTWSSSNSITQLWGGKHTASGGTVTVRNEAWNGALAPNATTTFGFIASGTSATPDPITCTPA is encoded by the coding sequence CTGGGCGCAGGTGGACGTCGCCGTCGCCCTGGCCGAGTACGGACGGCTCTTCCCGTGATCCGAAAGGCAGCTCTGATCGCTGCGGCGTCGCTGGTCCTGCCCCTCTGCGTAGGGGCAGGGCCGGTGGCCCATGCCGCAAACGCAGCCGCACCCGCCTTCGCCTACGGCGAGGCGTTGCAGAAGTCGCTGTGGTTCTACGAGGCCCAGCAGTCGGGCGCGCTGCCCGACTGGAACCGCGTCTCCTGGCGCGGCGACTCGGGCCTGAACGACGGCAAGGACGTGGGCGTGGACCTCACGGGCGGCTGGTACGACGCGGGCGACCACGTCAAGTTCGGCTTCCCGATGGCGTTCTCGGCCACCATGCTGGCCTGGGGCGCGGTGGAGTACCGCGACGCGTACGCGGGCTCCGGCCAGCTCACCCACCTGCTGAACAACCTCAAGTTCGTCAACGACTACTTCATCAAGGCCCACCCGTCGCCGAACGTGCTCTACGGGCAGGTCGGCAACGGCGGCACGGACCACGCCTGGTGGGGCCCGGCCGAGGCGATGGCGATGAACCGGCCCGCGTACAAGATCGACGCCTCGTGCGGCGGGTCGGACCTGGCGGGCGAGACGGCGGCGGCGATGGCGGCCTCCTCGATCGTCTTCCGCCCGACGAACCCGTCGTACGCCGACACGCTGGTGACGCACGCCAAGCAGCTGTACTCCTTCGCCGACACCGTCAGGAAGAAGTACAGCGAGTGCATCACCGACGCCTCCAGCTTCTACAACTCCTGGAGCGGCTTCAACGACGAGCTGGTGTGGGGCGCGATCTGGCTCTACCGGGCCACGAACGACGCCTCCTACCTGGCCAAGGCCGAGAGCGGCTACGCCAACCTGGGCACCGAGCCGCAGAGCACCACCAAGTCGTACAAGTGGACGATCGCCTGGGACGACAAGTCGTACGGGGCCTACGTGCTGCTGCACAAGCTGACCGGCAAGCAGCAGTACCTGGACGACGCCAACCGCTGGCTCGACTTCTGGACGGTCGGCGTGAACGGCCAGAAGGTGGCGTACTCGCCGGGCGGCCAGGCCGTCCTGGACCGGTGGGGCTCGCTGCGCTACGCGGCGAACACCTCGTTCGCGGCGCTCGTGCACAGCGACTCGATCACCGACGCCACGCGCAAGGCCCGCTACCACGACTTCGCGGTACGGCAGATCAACTACGCGCTCGGCGACAACCCGCGCAACTCCTCCTACGTGGTCGGCTTCGGCGCGAACCCGCCGAAGAACCCGCACCACCGCACGGCGCACGGCTCGTGGACCGACCAGATCACCAACCCCGAGCAGACCCGCCACACCCTGTACGGCGCGCTCGTCGGCGGCCCGCCGAGCCCGGACGACGCCTACACCGACAAGCGCGACGACTACGTCATGAACGAGGTCGCCACCGACTACAACGCCGGCTTCACCAGCGCGCTGGCCCGCCTCTACAAGGAGTACGGCGGCGCTCCGGCGGCGAACTTCCCGGTGGCGGAGACCCCGGACGGGCCCGAGATCTTCGTCGAGGCGGGCGTGAACGCCTCGGGGAGCAACTTCACCGAGATCAAGGCGATCGTCCGCAACCAGTCGGCCTGGCCCGCCAGGGTCCTGTCCGACGGCTCGTTCCGCTACTACTTCACCCTCGACGGCTCGACGACCGCCTCGCAGATCAGCGTGTCGTCGGCCTACACGCAGTGCAAGGCGCCGACGCTGCACCAGGCGAGCGGCAGCACGTACTACGTGTCGATCGACTGCTCGGGCCAGGACATCGCGCCCGCCGGGCAGTCGCAGCACCGCAGGGAGGTGCAGTTCAGGATCAGCAGCTCGGGGACCTGGGACCCGGCCAACGACTGGTCCTACGCGGGCATCCCGACCACGCCGGGCACGACGCCGGCGCGTACGGACCGCATCACCCTCCACAGCGGCGCCACCAAGATCTGGGGTGAGCCCCCCGGTCCGGTGGAAGAGGACACGACCGCGCCCGGCAAGCCGGGCAAGCCCGCCGTCTCGGCGATCACGGGCTCCTCGGCCAGGCTGAGCTGGACCGCTTCCACCGACAACGTCGGCGTGACCGGCTATGACGTCTACCTGGGGTCCACCAAGGTAGGCACGGCCACCACGGCGTCGTTCGACCTGAGCGGGCTCACCCCTGCCACGGACTACACCGCCCACGTGGTGGCGAAGGACGCGGCAGGCAACACCTCGGCGCAGTCCGACAGCACGGCGTTCACCACCTCGGACACGGTGGACGGGACGCCGCCCAGCAAGCCCGGCAAGCCCTCGGTGTCCGGGATCACCGCCACGGGCGCACGGGTGAGCTGGGCGGCGTCCACGGACAACGTCGGCGTGACCGGTTACGACGTCTACCTGGGGTCCACCAGGGCAGGCACGGCCACGACGACGTCGTTCGACCTGAGCGGGCTGACGCCCGGCACCGCGTACACGGTGACCGTGGTGGCCAGGGACGCGGCGGGCAACAGCTCGACCGCCTCCGACGGCACCGCGTTCACCACGACCGACGCGCCGGACGGCGGGTGCACGGCCACCTACAAGGTGGTCAACTCGTGGAGCGGCGCGTACCAGGCAGAGGTGACGGTGAAGAACGCCGGCACGTCCGCGACCAGCGCGTGGACGGTCACCTGGAGCTCGTCGAACTCGATCACGCAGCTCTGGGGCGGCAAGCACACCGCGTCCGGTGGCACGGTCACGGTGAGGAACGAGGCGTGGAACGGCGCGCTCGCGCCGAACGCGACCACCACGTTCGGCTTCATCGCCAGCGGCACGTCCGCCACTCCGGACCCGATCACCTGCACCCCGGCCTGA